In Humulus lupulus chromosome 7, drHumLupu1.1, whole genome shotgun sequence, the following are encoded in one genomic region:
- the LOC133789973 gene encoding heat stress transcription factor B-4d-like — MALAIESNIMRCHEESKVFTVESQKAVPAPFLTKTYQLVDDPLTDDIVSWGDDETTFVVWRPPEFARDLLPNYFKHNNFSSFVRQLNTYGFKKIVADRWEFANENFRKGAKHLLSEIHRRKASQQQQQQQYYQTINNHHLQLGDQQQHHYSHLTFQQADYNDTAFGWSNTTSKFSETPSPLLESDHHNPKPYADDHNILSVLTQDNQRLRRKNFMLMSELTHMKTLYNDIIYFIQNHVQPVVPSTVGTSGSAILKIMEQGSSSPVRNHVSDGKVNSSGSMDFTKSCGALTTHDDKNGTSSGVKLFGVSLSGRKRVHPETTTDSSI, encoded by the exons ATGGCTTTAGCAATTGAGAGTAACATTATGAGATGTCATGAAGAGAGCAAGGTGTTTACAGTGGAGTCGCAGAAGGCGGTACCGGCTCCATTCCTGACAAAGACATACCAGCTTGTTGATGATCCTCTGACGGACGACATTGTGTCTTGGGGCGATGATGAAACCACTTTCGTCGTTTGGAGGCCACCTGAGTTTGCTAGAGACCTTCTTCCAAACTACTTCAAACACAACAATTTTTCAAGCTTTGTGAGACAGCTCAATACCTAT GGGTTTAAGAAAATAGTAGCAGATAGATGGGAGTTCGCAAACGAGAATTTTAGAAAAGGAGCAAAGCACTTATTATCAGAAATCCACAGAAGAAAAGCTtcccaacaacaacaacaacaacaatattaCCAAACCATCAATAATCACCATCTTCAACTTGGCGATCAACAACAACATCATTATTCCCACTTAACATTCCAACAAGCTGATTATAACGACACCGCATTTGGTTGGAGTAATACTACTAGTAAATTTTCAGAAACTCCTTCTCCATTACTAGAATCTGATCATCATAATCCAAAACCCTACGCTGATGATCATAATATTTTATCTGTTCTAACCCAAGATAACCAAAGGCTTCGGAGAAAAAACTTCATGCTCATGTCCGAGCTCACTCACATGAAGACCCTATACAATGACATTATCTACTTCATCCAAAACCATGTCCAACCGGTCGTGCCTTCTACAGTCGGTACTTCTGGTTCGGCTATTCTGAAGATCATGGAGCAGGGTTCTTCGTCTCCGGTTCGAAATCATGTTTCCGATGGTAAAGTCAATAGTAGTGGTAGTATGGATTTTACTAAAAGCTGTGGGGCTTTAACTACTCATGACGACAAAAATGGGACTAGTAGTGGTGTTAAGCTTTTTGGGGTTTCTTTAAGCGGGAGAAAGAGAGTGCACCCTGAAACGACGACGGATTCATCCATATGA